The following proteins are co-located in the Chryseobacterium daecheongense genome:
- a CDS encoding YdeI/OmpD-associated family protein: protein MEIQFFSTPQDFREWLEKNHETKTELLVGFYKIGTKKPSMTWSESVDQALCYGWIDGVRKSVDDEKYTIRFTPRKPTSIWSAINIKKVEDLTQAGLMKTAGLKAFALRKQEKTAIYSHENALAELSPAFEKQFKSNKKAWDFFSNQAPSYKKVMLHWIMSAKQEKTMISRLEKTIRESEQQKRVL, encoded by the coding sequence ATGGAAATACAATTTTTTTCAACACCACAGGATTTTCGGGAATGGCTGGAAAAGAACCACGAAACAAAAACAGAACTGTTGGTAGGATTTTATAAAATAGGGACAAAGAAACCCTCTATGACCTGGTCGGAATCTGTAGACCAGGCTTTATGCTATGGCTGGATTGATGGAGTAAGAAAAAGTGTAGACGACGAAAAATATACCATCCGCTTTACTCCCAGAAAACCGACAAGCATCTGGAGTGCGATCAATATAAAAAAGGTTGAAGATCTGACTCAAGCAGGATTAATGAAAACAGCGGGTCTCAAAGCATTTGCATTGAGAAAACAGGAAAAAACAGCAATATATTCCCATGAAAATGCTCTGGCCGAATTAAGTCCTGCCTTTGAAAAACAATTCAAATCGAATAAAAAAGCCTGGGATTTTTTTAGTAATCAAGCACCATCATATAAGAAAGTCATGCTGCACTGGATCATGTCTGCCAAACAGGAGAAAACCATGATATCCAGATTGGAGAAAACAATCCGTGAAAGTGAACAACAAAAACGAGTTTTATAA
- a CDS encoding DUF389 domain-containing protein, which yields MRKTISNFLNLHNGEENPAIVLENVTNNVSFRGANLWILACAILIASVGLNVNSTAVIIGAMLISPLMGPIVGAGFALATFNFSLLKKSMKNLLIATVVSLTVSSLYFYLSPFKDIQSELLARTSPNIYDVLIAFFGGIVGAISITRIEKGNPIPGVAIATALMPPLCTAGFGIATANWSFVAGAFYLYTINCFFICISTFLIIKSLKYQAVETTNKAFEKRIRYGISILIIIMIVPSCYLAYNLLNQKKYNQNVENFINEEFSKKGYTVIYKKVDYNANPKSIELAFLSTKFDSTEIKKFNTSLQDFGIKNTNLVIKQNTSDLKKEILSEINLQKTNITEKDLQVNELKNELNLYKMDNPELVKEVKILFPEVQEMAIGKLQNYFTTDSTSLETAFIYQSETKIDEEKLKTWLVNRLKTSNIIVFNTRKDPVKKKN from the coding sequence ATGAGAAAAACGATTTCCAATTTTTTAAATCTCCATAACGGAGAAGAAAATCCTGCTATTGTTCTTGAAAATGTGACCAATAATGTATCCTTCAGGGGAGCCAATTTATGGATTCTGGCCTGTGCTATACTTATTGCGTCGGTAGGATTAAATGTAAACTCAACGGCTGTAATTATAGGAGCCATGTTGATTTCCCCACTTATGGGACCTATTGTAGGAGCAGGTTTTGCTTTGGCTACGTTTAATTTCAGTCTTTTAAAGAAATCCATGAAAAATCTGCTGATCGCCACGGTGGTCAGCTTAACAGTTTCAAGCTTATATTTTTATTTAAGTCCGTTCAAAGATATTCAGTCTGAACTGCTGGCTAGGACTTCGCCTAATATTTATGATGTCCTGATTGCTTTTTTCGGTGGAATTGTGGGAGCGATATCCATCACAAGAATTGAAAAAGGAAACCCCATTCCGGGAGTGGCCATCGCAACAGCGTTAATGCCTCCATTGTGTACTGCAGGATTCGGTATTGCAACTGCAAACTGGTCTTTTGTGGCAGGGGCATTTTACCTGTATACCATCAACTGTTTCTTTATTTGTATTTCTACCTTCCTGATCATAAAATCTCTCAAATATCAGGCTGTAGAAACCACCAATAAAGCGTTTGAAAAAAGAATACGTTATGGCATTTCGATCCTGATCATTATTATGATTGTTCCGAGTTGTTATTTGGCTTATAACCTTTTAAACCAAAAAAAATACAACCAGAATGTAGAGAACTTCATCAATGAAGAATTTTCAAAAAAAGGATATACTGTAATCTATAAAAAAGTGGATTATAATGCCAATCCCAAATCTATTGAACTTGCTTTTTTATCTACAAAATTCGACAGTACGGAAATAAAGAAATTTAATACTTCATTACAGGATTTTGGGATAAAAAACACCAATCTCGTTATTAAACAAAACACCAGCGATCTTAAAAAAGAGATCTTAAGCGAAATCAATCTTCAAAAAACCAATATTACAGAAAAGGATCTTCAGGTTAATGAATTAAAGAATGAACTGAACCTCTATAAAATGGATAATCCTGAATTGGTAAAAGAAGTAAAGATCCTCTTCCCGGAGGTTCAGGAGATGGCTATCGGAAAACTCCAAAATTATTTTACTACGGATTCAACAAGTCTGGAAACTGCTTTTATTTATCAGTCGGAAACCAAGATAGATGAAGAAAAATTAAAAACATGGTTAGTTAACCGGCTTAAGACCAGTAATATTATTGTATTCAACACCCGGAAAGATCCTGTAAAGAAAAAGAATTGA